A genomic segment from Zygotorulaspora mrakii chromosome 1, complete sequence encodes:
- the GCR1 gene encoding transcription regulator GCR1 (similar to Saccharomyces cerevisiae GCR1 (YPL075W); ancestral locus Anc_8.543), with protein sequence MVNLHLLNQAAAKMAVAENRSNSIQNSHNATTSSSNSYINSNDNPNKLQMFLKKQDQQARISNSNISSNFHIITQYILQSYFKVQVNQLSSLKIADLIVDQTYPDSITLRKLNENTSITPYVYFNTISRDEDITRCPIFALAIYFVIRWSHPNPPISVENFDNISLLDFNFINHSNANIAEFNDMSMNDRKISRSQNFLPSDDLISLVFPWLSPLKQDMLLIDRTNYKLNSFVELFEFLARTMIQDLKFLNQKPDLLPNIVSFVAKFIPDLFRNEQFKFTKIDLTTSTSDYKSNTGDNDYRDDNAHFLELSKRLTTENIRLSQQITQLKSDLYNVHSMCDQILQLQKQLMPGSYDYALDNSRNGAADTDSNSNNGGIIILDKNSLNPSMLSNLVQSIEDTRHQSAQLQQPQQPQVQQADTPSLAPINAFSSFNNSMPSIYTPQQQQLQPQQRPHQQQQSQQQHDMKRKLPLPTTATPGTVPFSPSPGSPSVGTLASVDAMYSKRFRYDDKPTASQTALDSLLSKSIGSPRYSTLQQNQAAGANPTSYSSQRIASRFASPANFPVPGTPSAVVNSPDPSNQLVSYVPRAQPQESEQQASSTLIDNSLIDDTTGILDKTDETNQIDNSSRKLAQPGPTEQPINEKSSLEANYDANDNKTSRKKGSSSDSNDEKSPRSTTNEKETGSSSKKMSQSGEKVGPNRHIKYKLSRENKTIWDLYTEWYVGLNGKPSIKNLIENYGWRRWKVSDDSHFFPTRRIIMDYIETECDRGIKLGRFTNPDQPREDIRKILVGDLEKFRINNGLTLNSLSMYFKNLTKENKEICIFENFENWTVRGMSEEDKTNYCKRQHIKEN encoded by the coding sequence ATGGTAAATTTacatcttttgaatcaagCTGCCGCCAAAATGGCAGTAGCTGAAAATCGCAGTAATAgtattcaaaattctcaCAATGCCACAACATCTTCTTCTAATTCTTATATCAATTCGAATGACAATCCTAACAAATTGcaaatgtttttgaaaaagcagGATCAACAGGCTCGTATTAGTAACTCAAATATAAGCtcaaattttcatattATAACTCAGTATATTTTACAATCCTACTTCAAAGTTCAGGTCAATCAACTATCATCTTTAAAAATTGCGGATTTAATTGTTGATCAAACATATCCAGATTCGATTACTTTGCGAAAACTAAACGAAAACACTTCAATTACACCATACGTGTATTTTAATACAATTTCCAGAGATGAAGATATTACGAGATGCCCTATATTTGCATTAGCAATTTACTTCGTAATACGATGGAGTCATCCTAATCCACCTATTTCAGTCGAGAATTTTGACAATATATCGTTGTtagatttcaattttattaaCCATTCAAATGCCAACATTGCTGAATTCAACGACATGAGTATGAACGATCGAAAAATTTCGAGAtcacaaaattttttaccGAGTGATGATTTAATAAGTTTAGTTTTTCCCTGGCTTTCGCCATTGAAACAAGATATGTTATTAATCGATAGAACAAATTATAAGCTAAATTCATTTGTTGAActatttgaatttctgGCAAGAACAATGATACaggatttgaaatttctaaaCCAGAAACCAGATTTACTGCCTAATATAGTGTCATTTGTGGCGAAATTCATCCCTGACTTGTTTAGAAATGAACAGttcaaatttacaaaaatcGATTTAACTACTTCAACAAGTGATTATAAATCGAATACTGGCGATAATGACTATAGAGACGATAATGCACATTTTCTAGAACTTTCTAAAAGGCTGACTACAGAGAATATTCGATTAAGTCAACAGATCACACAATTAAAATCCGATCTATACAATGTCCATTCGATGTGTGATCAGATTTTGCAATTACAAAAACAGTTGATGCCCGGTTCTTACGATTATGCGCTGGATAATTCTCGTAATGGCGCAGCCGATACTGACAGTAATAGCAATAATGGTGGGATAATAATCCTGGACAAAAACTCTTTAAATCCTTCAATGTTGAGTAATTTGGTGCAGTCTATAGAGGACACGAGGCACCAATCCGCACAATTACAACAACCACAACAACCACAAGTTCAGCAGGCTGATACTCCTTCTTTAGCTCCAATCAAtgcattttcttccttcaacAATTCCATGCCGTCAATCTATACTCcgcaacaacagcagctaCAACCGCAACAACGACcacatcaacaacaacagtCGCAACAACAACACGATATGAAGAGGAAGCTACCATTGCCAACAACGGCTACACCTGGAACAGTTCCGTTTTCACCTTCTCCAGGATCGCCCTCTGTTGGGACACTTGCCAGTGTTGATGCAATGTACTCCAAGCGGTTCAGATACGATGATAAGCCCACGGCCTCTCAAACAGCATTAGATAGCTTACTGTCTAAATCAATTGGAAGTCCCAGGTACTCCACTTTACAGCAAAATCAAGCAGCAGGGGCTAATCCAACCTCCTATAGCTCTCAAAGAATAGCTTCACGTTTCGCAAGTCCGGCAAATTTCCCTGTTCCAGGAACACCTTCAGCAGTGGTTAACTCACCAGACCCTTCCAATCAACTGGTTTCTTATGTTCCGAGAGCGCAGCCACAAGAGAGCGAGCAGCAAGCTAGCTCAACACTAATAGATAATTCTTTGATTGATGATACCACAGGAATTTTGGACAAGACTGATGAGACCAATCAAATTGACAACTCCTCCAGGAAACTGGCCCAACCAGGACCAACAGAACAGccaataaatgaaaaaagctCACTAGAAGCAAATTATGATGCGAATGATAATAAaacatcaagaaaaaaaggatcTTCTTCAGATTCAAACGATGAAAAGTCCCCTAGATCGACGACTAATGAGAAAGAGACCGGCTCATCATCGAAAAAGATGTCACAAAGTGGCGAAAAAGTTGGACCAAATAGGCACATCAAGTATAAACTCTCTAgagaaaataaaacaatTTGGGATCTATATACTGAATGGTATGTTGGTTTAAACGGCAAGCCCTCAATAAAAAACCTGATAGAAAACTACGGTTGGAGAAGATGGAAAGTAAGTGATGattcacatttttttcccaCAAGAAGAATCATAATGGATTATATCGAAACGGAATGCGATCGCGGAATTAAGTTGGGTAGGTTTACCAACCCTGATCAACCAAGAGAAGATATACGAAAGATTCTTGTTGGGGATTTAGAGAAGTTTCGCATAAATAACGGCCTAACACTCAATTCACTTTCAATgtattttaaaaatttaaccaaagaaaataaagaaatctgcatatttgaaaacttcGAAAACTGGACAGTTCGAGGCATGTCCGAAGAGGATAAGACCAATTATTGTAAAAGACAAcatataaaagaaaattaa
- the TAF5 gene encoding chromatin modification protein (similar to Saccharomyces cerevisiae TAF5 (YBR198C); ancestral locus Anc_8.544), protein MAQQNSKQQQPRQTSPTSGPRNPVSGGANAGNANTNASTNANRGNGAGAGTGAQASGGNGGAKPSGPFSASDLNRIVLEYLNKKGYHRTEAMLRAESGRTLTPQNNQSPANTKTGTLPEPKTTPPNAESTARPISNPVNVPSKRDSNDTSIVSDDKLKEVTAPENYIRAYSMLKNWIDSSLEIYKQELLYIVYPIFIYIFLTLVPKSPIFARRFFDRFSPDFKVNHSSEINRLFSVNSIDHIKENEVASAFQENRYRITISRTPLNLLLYFLNENESVGGSLVISIVNQHIDPIVVETVTAKDKLSDGIKLIDSENGKSNVDAEINSIPVKLGPFPKDEEFSKEVETELRIKDEQERKQVPQLDGTSSSNQSKKTLLEEYRSMHNEPYDEKTDMNSSAAVAAASDAITASSPTPPKDMKEQLRPEEENKNNTNSDGSKAANVEDGGKNVATNLDVKTNEKENESKTKTTDDSNDKKESSVVAPVKIEEKKQQSKASNAAFIPPDAVMESPSADTIPLPLKTTLDIKLEIQKVKESRDAIKLDNLQLALPSVCMYTFHNTNRDMTSLEFSDDCRLAAAGFQDSQIKIYSLDGSSLSNKYTGKEIPSDALTASLTGHSGTVYSTSFSPDNRYLVSGSEDKTVRLWSMDTYTPLVSYKGHNHPVWDVEYSPLGHYFATASHDHTARLWSCDHIYPLRIFAGHLNDVDCVSFHPNGCYLFTGSSDKTCRMWDVATGDSVRLFLGLTAPVISTKVSPDGRWLSTGSEDGVINVWDIGTGKRLKQMRGHGKNAIYSLSYSKEGNVLVSGGADHSVRVWDLKKATAESGAEPEDPFVGYLGDVTASINQDIKEYGRRRTVIPTNDLVASFFTKKTPVFKVKFTRSNLALAGGAFRD, encoded by the coding sequence ATGGCACAACAGAACTCAAAACAGCAGCAGCCACGCCAGACGTCTCCGACATCTGGGCCTCGAAACCCGGTGTCTGGTGGTGCTAACGCTGGCAATGCAAATACAAATGCAAGTACGAATGCCAATAGAGGTAATGGAGCCGGTGCAGGTACTGGTGCACAAGCTAGTGGTGGAAACGGGGGAGCCAAACCCAGTGGACCGTTTTCCGCATCCGATTTGAACAGGATTGTGCTTGAATATTTAAACAAGAAAGGGTATCACCGTACGGAGGCTATGCTACGAGCAGAGAGTGGAAGAACGTTAACTCCCCAGAACAATCAGTCACCTGCAAATACAAAGACTGGTACTCTTCCTGAACCGAAAACAACACCGCCAAATGCAGAAAGTACAGCTAGACCAATTAGCAATCCAGTAAATGTACCTTCAAAGAGAGACTCAAATGACACAAGTATAGTTTCAGATGATAAACTAAAAGAGGTTACAGCACCGGAAAATTATATCAGAGCATACTCTATGCTAAAAAACTGGATAGATTCTTCATTAGAGATTTACAAACAGGAATTGCTTTACATTGTTTACCcaatttttatttatatcTTCCTAACGTTGGTTCCAAAGAGTCCTATTTTTGCAAGAAGATTCTTTGATAGATTTTCACCAGATTTCAAAGTAAATCATAGCAGCGAAATCAACAGGTTGTTTAGCGtcaattcaattgatcaCATTAAGGAAAATGAAGTGGCGAGCGCTTTCCAGGAGAATAGATATCGTATCACAATTTCTAGAACACCTTTGAATCTcttattatattttttaaatgaaaatgaaagtgttgGTGGATCTTTAGTCATCAGTATCGTCAATCAACACATCGACCCCATAGTTGTTGAAACAGTTACAGCTAAAGATAAACTTTCTGACGGTataaaattgattgatTCAGAGAATGGAAAATCAAACGTAGATGCTGAAATAAATTCTATACCTGTTAAACTGGGACCTTTCCCAAAAGACGAGgagttttcaaaagaagtTGAGACCGAACTAAGAATCAAAGATGAGCaggaaagaaaacaagTGCCACAACTCGATGGAACTTCCAGTTCCAAtcaaagtaaaaaaacattGTTAGAAGAATATAGATCAATGCACAATGAGCCATACGATGAAAAGACAGATATGAATAGTTCTGCAGCTGTAGCGGCAGCCAGCGACGCGATTACTGCAAGCTCACCCACGCCGCCAAAAGACATGAAGGAACAATTAAGGCcggaagaagaaaataaaaataacaCGAATAGCGATGGGTCAAAAGCTGCAAATGTTGAAGACGGAGGTAAAAACGTTGCCACTAATCTGGATGTTAAAActaatgaaaaggaaaatgaatcCAAAACGAAAACAACTGATGATTCGAATGATAAGAAGGAATCATCGGTAGTGGCGCCGGTCAAgattgaagagaaaaaacaacaaagtaAGGCAAGTAACGCAGCATTCATTCCTCCGGACGCAGTGATGGAATCTCCATCAGCTGATACAATACCACTGCCTTTAAAGACTACTTTAGACATAAAACTGGAAATCCAGAAGGTGAAAGAGTCAAGGGATGCAATTAAATTGGATAATTTACAGTTGGCATTGCCCAGTGTTTGCATGTATACATTTCATAATACAAACCGAGATATGACAAGTTTGGAATTCAGTGATGACTGTAGATTAGCTGCTGCAGGATTTCAAGATAGTCagataaaaatatattccCTAGATGGTAGTTCACTAAGCAATAAATACACAGGCAAAGAAATACCGAGTGACGCGCTGACAGCCAGTTTGACCGGTCATAGTGGCACTGTATATTCTACTAGTTTTAGTCCAGACAACAGGTACTTGGTATCGGGGTCGGAAGACAAAACGGTAAGGTTGTGGTCCATGGATACCTATACTCCCTTGGTCAGTTATAAAGGTCACAATCACCCTGTTTGGGATGTGGAATACTCTCCTTTGGGTCATTATTTCGCAACCGCATCGCATGATCATACAGCGAGATTGTGGTCTTGTGATCACATTTACCCGTTAAGAATATTTGCAGGTCATTTAAATGACGTTGATTGTGTTTCTTTCCATCCCAACGGTTGCTATCTTTTTACTGGTTCTAGTGATAAGACTTGTAGGATGTGGGATGTCGCTACCGGTGACTCTGTGAGGCTGTTCCTTGGCTTAACAGCTCCGGTAATCTCAACAAAAGTCTCACCTGATGGAAGATGGTTATCTACAGGTAGCGAGGATGGTGTCATAAACGTGTGGGACATCGGAACGGGGAAGAGATTGAAACAAATGCGTGGCCATGGTAAGAATGCAATATACTCTTTATCATACAGTAAAGAGGGAAATGTTCTCGTTAGTGGAGGTGCAGATCATTCTGTCCGTGTCTGGGATTTAAAGAAGGCTACTGCAGAATCGGGAGCAGAACCGGAAGATCCTTTTGTTGGCTATCTAGGCGATGTCACAGCCTCAATAAACCAAGATATAAAAGAATATGGCCGCCGTCGGACAGTTATACCTACAAATGATCTAgttgcatcattttttacaaaaaagaCACCTGTTTTCAAAGTGAAATTCACCAGAAGTAATTTAGCCCTGGCTGGGGGTGCCTTCAGGGATTGA
- the GPI2 gene encoding phosphatidylinositol N-acetylglucosaminyltransferase (similar to Saccharomyces cerevisiae GPI2 (YPL076W); ancestral locus Anc_8.545): MVKPWKRLLWIKQEDYPDNYTDPAFIDLITRLRYKGKSAKPSNNSSSVHQIRSDLFRFYNKLLNTVFVYIIFVFIYNYRVNPVSFAIFVTILVSWLLSRSNAKHYAFGVKSSLVITFAMLTLSPILKSLSKTTASDSIWTLSFWLSIAYVGSLSSNVNAQTSNLSTNLLLAIVILLASRFQSTAHVFCFLLICVQLNVILPNLINLSNKYISFTINLSVYGFLTCTLGWSYTFLALAMSFFYLFVLPQWFVYWQTYYRGYESSLSRVWEAQKPILD, encoded by the coding sequence ATGGTGAAGCCATGGAAGCGCCTTCTATGGATAAAGCAAGAAGATTATCCAGACAACTATACGGATCCCGCATTTATAGACCTCATTACAAGACTGCGATACAAGGGAAAAAGTGCTAAGCCCTCGAACAATTCGTCATCGGTCCATCAAATTAGAAGTGATTTATTTCGCTTTTATAATAAATTGTTAAACACCGTTTTCGTGTACATTattttcgtcttcatctATAACTATCGGGTAAATCCCGTATCTTTCGCCATTTTCGTGACAATTCTAGTCTCATGGTTGCTATCAAGGTCGAATGCAAAACATTATGCATTCGGAGTTAAGTCCTCCTTAGTCATTACATTCGCAATGTTAACTTTATCACCTATACTAAAGTCTCTATCAAAAACGACAGCTTCAGATTCCATTTGGACCCTATCGTTCTGGCTGTCAATAGCTTACGTGGGGTCGCTGTCATCGAATGTCAATGCGCAAACTTCAAACCTTTCAACGAATCTCTTATTGGCCATTGTAATCTTATTGGCCTCTAGATTCCAATCTACAGCTCATGTTTTctgctttcttttgatctGCGTCCAATTGAATGTGATTCTGCCAAATTTAATCAACCTTTCAAACAAGTACATCTCATTTACCATAAATTTATCGGTATATGGGTTTCTCACATGCACACTAGGCTGGTCCTATACATTTTTGGCATTGGCCATGTCATTCTTTTATCTATTTGTATTGCCTCAATGGTTCGTTTATTGGCAAACGTACTATCGTGGGTATGAATCCTCATTATCGAGAGTTTGGGAAGCTCAAAAACCAATTCTTGATTAA
- a CDS encoding DUF5315 domain-containing protein (similar to Saccharomyces cerevisiae YBR197C and YPL077C; ancestral locus Anc_8.546), whose amino-acid sequence MSEIPGLSYTATNNEDEEHDGESFINIPRTIPSTNTNYNNAYLKRSDATDKNGGGDAKVSETAWGANRSHIFNFEPSTPPAQSVREFAKTHPEQFYSTIEDEDEEKDGNEQTGEDRQNVQGEMREDIQDNYYNDHDDEADDADDAENDDEFDSFAESKGDSEIHGTDHYGKLETHPKTDNQDTLWTEIDALDDVKNLAQTIDLYEGFPLGFEDQLQKIRESHAQVLRAMRDRNARIEEEKRHEITSKSDSQNSGGLPNANANTSMSRVASNATGKPDRNIKHDTSGPTVLPDEDKYIQEMIDSIKALRTS is encoded by the coding sequence ATGTCAGAAATTCCGGGTCTTAGTTATACTGCCACAAacaatgaagatgaagagcaTGATGGCGAGTCTTTTATAAACATTCCCAGAACGATACCTTCTACCAACACCAATTATAACAATgcttatttgaaaagatctgATGCCACAGATAAAAATGGCGGAGGTGATGCAAAAGTAAGTGAGACGGCATGGGGTGCCAACCGAAGCCATATATTTAACTTTGAGCCTAGTACACCACCTGCACAATCAGTTCGAGAGTTTGCCAAAACTCATCCCGAACAATTCTACTCTACTATCGAAGAcgaggatgaagaaaaggacGGCAACGAGCAGACGGGAGAGGACCGTCAAAATGTGCAAGGCGAAATGCGAGAGGACATTCAAGATAACTATTATAATGATCatgatgatgaagctgATGATGCAGATGATGCTGAGAACGATGATGAGTTTGATTCCTTCGCTGAAAGCAAGGGGGACTCAGAGATACATGGGACGGATCACTACGGTAAATTAGAGACACATCCCAAGACAGATAACCAGGACACTCTGTGGACCGAAATCGATGCCTTGGATGACGTTAAAAATTTAGCGCAAACAATAGATCTCTATGAAGGGTTTCCATTGGGCTTTGAAGATCAACTGCAAAAGATCAGAGAATCGCATGCACAAGTGCTACGTGCTATGAGGGACAGAAACGCAAGAATTGAGGAAGAGAAACGACATGAGATTACTAGCAAATCAGATTCACAGAATTCCGGGGGACTACCGAATGCTAATGCAAATACCAGCATGAGTCGTGTTGCCAGCAATGCAACTGGCAAGCCTGATAGAAACATTAAGCATGACACTTCAGGACCAACCGTACTTCCCGACGAGGACAAGTATATTCAGGAGATGATTGATTCTATCAAGGCTCTGCGAACTTCGTGA
- the PGI1 gene encoding glucose-6-phosphate isomerase (similar to Saccharomyces cerevisiae PGI1 (YBR196C); ancestral locus Anc_8.547): MASQNTFSDFKLATELPAWSKLQKLYDTEGKKINVKDEFSKDSKRFEKLSKTFTNYDGSKILFDFSKNLVNDDVLSALIELAKEAKVTELRDDMFKGEHINFTEDRAVFHVALRNRANKVMKVDGVNVAPEVDAVLAHMKEFSEQVRSGQWKGYTGKQITDVVNIGIGGSDLGPVMVTEALKHYATNIKAHFVSNIDGTHIAETLKVVNPETTLFLIASKTFTTAETITNANTAKNWFLSKTGNDTANIAKHFAALSTNEAEVAKFGIDTKNMFGFDNWVGGRYSVWSAIGLSVALYIGFDNFDAFLKGAEAVDKHFTETPVEDNIPLLGGLLSVWYNNFFGAQTHLVAPFDQYLHRFPAYLQQLSMESNGKSVTRGNVFSNYSTGSILFGEPATNAQHSFFQLVHQGTKVIPSDFILAAQSHNPIEGNLHQRMLASNFFAQAEALMVGKDEQQVKAEGATGGLVPHKVFSGNRPTTSILAQKITPATLGALIAYYEHLTFTEGAIWNINSFDQWGVELGKVLAKAIGKELDDSSKTSSHDASTNSLINQFKSWA, from the coding sequence ATGGCATCTCAAAACACATTTTCCGATTTTAAATTGGCAACTGAATTACCAGCATGGTCcaaattgcaaaaattgtACGACACTGAAGGTAAGAAAATCAATGTCAAAGATgaattttccaaagataGCAAACGTTTCGAAAAATTATCGAAGACTTTCACGAATTACGATGGATCCAAGATcttatttgatttctccAAGAATTTGGTCAATGACGATGTCTTGAGTGCATTGATCGAATTAGCCAAGGAAGCCAAGGTCACTGAATTGAGAGATGACATGTTCAAAGGTGAGCACATCAATTTCACCGAAGACCGTGCAGTCTTCCACGTCGCCTTGAGAAACAGAGCCAACAAAGTTATGAAAGTCGATGGTGTAAATGTTGCTCCAGAAGTCGATGCTGTTCTTGCACACATGAAAGAATTCAGCGAACAAGTTCGTTCAGGTCAATGGAAAGGTTACACAGGTAAACAGATTACAGATGTTGTTAACATCGGTATTGGTGGTTCAGATTTGGGTCCAGTCATGGTCACCGAAGCTCTGAAGCACTATGCAACCAATATCAAGGCCCATTTCGTCTCTAACATCGACGGTACCCACATTGCTGAAACTTTGAAGGTAGTCAACCCAGAAACTactcttttcttgatcGCTTCCAAGACTTTTACAACAGCAGAAACCATCACTAACGCTAATACTGCAAAGAACTGGTTCTTATCAAAAACCGGTAATGACACAGCTAATATCGCAAAGCACTTTGCCGCTCTATCAACAAATGAAGCTGAAGTTGCCAAATTTGGTATTGATACCAAGAATATGTTCGGTTTCGACAACTGGGTTGGTGGTCGTTATTCTGTTTGGTCAGCAATTGGTCTCTCTGTTGCACTTTACATTGGTTTCGATAACTTTGATGCCTTCTTAAAAGGTGCCGAAGCTGTCGACAAGCATTTCACTGAAACTCCTGTAGAGGATAACATTCCATTGTTGGGTGGTTTACTCTCTGTTTGGTATAACAACTTTTTTGGTGCCCAAACTCATTTGGTTGCTCCGTTTGATCAATACTTACACAGATTCCCCGCTTATTTGCAACAACTTTCAATGGAATCTAATGGTAAATCTGTTACTAGAGGTAATGTGTTCTCCAATTACTCAACTGGTTCCATTCTTTTCGGTGAGCCAGCAACCAACGCTCAGCACTCCTTTTTCCAATTGGTTCACCAAGGTACAAAAGTCATCCCATCTGACTTTATCTTGGCTGCTCAATCTCATAACCCAATTGAAGGTAACTTGCATCAAAGAATGTTAGCATCAAACTTTTTCGCTCAAGCTGAAGCTTTGATGGTTGGTAAAGATGAACAACAAGTTAAAGCTGAAGGTGCTACTGGTGGCTTAGTCCCACACAAAGTCTTCTCAGGTAACAGACCAACAACTTCTATTTTGGCACAGAAGATCACACCAGCTACTTTAGGTGCTTTGATCGCTTACTATGAACATTTGACTTTCACTGAAGGTGCCATCTGGAACATCAACTCTTTTGACCAATGGGGTGTTGAGCTAGGTAAGGTTTTGGCTAAGGCCATTGGCAAAGAATTGGACGACTCTTCCAAGACTTCTTCTCATGATGCTTCCACCAATTCTTTGATCAACCAATTCAAATCATGGGCTTGA
- the MSI1 gene encoding Msi1p (similar to Saccharomyces cerevisiae MSI1 (YBR195C); ancestral locus Anc_8.548), which translates to MTDAAPELVDIDNSIPEVSQERYIHWKKNTKLLYDYLNTNATKWPSLTCQFFPDLDTSTDSHRILLSSFTSSQLPEDEAIYISKISTLDHIKWSSLNNFDMDEMEFKPDNSTKFPSKNLYNDLTVRFPGGDCNRARYLPQNPDVILAASSDGSIYVFNRTKHGTTASQSLNSTRYAMKLSSANKSQDIVQVDETNETVSISCNGQKEGLLASCYSQGQLKVWDISAYSHADPIINQPVISLNDADPKGLNDVSWMPLHDSLIAACGESNYVALHDTRSSELISQSDSNLHQGGINACKFNPHNSLLLASGDAEGTVNLWDLRKLDKAPIKSLQHGSAVSTLEWSPNLEPIIATAGQNDGLVKIWDASTDRVIFTHGGHMLGVNDIAWNAHDPWLLCSVANDNSVHVWRPARHLVELQ; encoded by the coding sequence ATGACTGATGCAGCTCCTGAATTAGTTGATATAGACAACAGCATTCCTGAGGTTTCACAAGAGAGATACATACattggaaaaagaatacaaaATTACTGTACGACTATTTAAATACCAATGCAACTAAATGGCCATCATTAACTTGCCAGTTCTTTCCCGATCTCGATACAAGCACTGATTCTCATAGGATCctactttcatcatttacATCATCACAGCTTCCTGAGGATGAAGCCATCTATATTTCCAAGATTTCCACCCTCGATCATATCAAGTGGTCATCCTTaaataattttgatatGGATGAGATGGAGTTTAAACCTGACAACTCAACCAAGTTTCCATCTAAAAATCTCTACAATGATCTTACAGTGAGGTTCCCAGGCGGGGATTGTAACAGAGCAAGATATCTCCCGCAGAATCCCGATGTCATTCTTGCTGCTTCATCTGATGGTTCAATTTACGTATTCAATAGAACGAAGCATGGAACTACAGCAAGCCAATCTCTAAACAGCACACGCTATGCCATGAAATTGTCAAGTGCAAACAAATCCCAAGATATTGTACAAGTAGATGAAACCAATGAAACGGTTTCGATTTCCTGCAATGGCCAAAAGGAAGGTCTGCTAGCTTCATGTTATTCGCAGGGACAGCTAAAAGTGTGGGACATATCTGCATATTCGCATGCAGACCCAATTATTAACCAACCTGTCATTTCACTAAATGATGCAGATCCTAAAGGTTTGAACGACGTTTCGTGGATGCCACTACACGACTCGTTGATTGCAGCTTGCGGGGAGAGTAATTATGTGGCTTTACATGATACAAGATCATCGGAGCTGATATCCCAGTCAGACAGCAATTTGCACCAGGGTGGCATAAACGCATGTAAGTTCAATCCACATAATTCACTGTTGCTGGCCTCGGGTGACGCAGAAGGGACCGTTAATTTGTGGGATTTGAGAAAACTAGATAAAGCTCCCATAAAATCATTACAACATGGTTCAGCAGTTTCGACATTGGAATGGAGCCCAAATCTAGAGCCAATAATAGCCACTGCGGGCCAAAATGATGGGCTTGTGAAAATATGGGATGCTTCAACAGATAGAGTCATTTTCACCCATGGCGGTCATATGTTGGGTGTCAACGACATCGCTTGGAACGCGCATGATCCATGGCTTCTCTGCAGCGTAGCCAACGATAACTCAGTCCACGTCTGGCGACCAGCTAGACATCTAGTGGAGCTGCAATAG